In Shewanella psychrotolerans, the genomic stretch GCACCAGTTGCTCCTCATTAATGGCCGCCTCTATGCTTTGCTCTACCATTAATCGGTTGTTCGCCTGGTTCAGCATCTCCTCGCTGAACACCCGATAATTGCTGCGTCCCGCACTTTTGGCCTGATACATTGCCAGCTCCGCATGTTGTATCAGCTCTTCGGATCGCATATACGGCGTAGTGCAGTAAGCCAGACCGATACTGGTGGTCACAATGAGCTTATGACTCCCCAGTACCACTGGATGTTGCAGGGCAGCAAAGATCCTGTGGATCACATTACTGACCTCCTGATCATCGCGTACCATCCTGAGCAAGATTAGAAACTCATCGCCTCCCTGACGAAACACGGTATCCACCTCTCGCACGCTATTGATTAACCTGGCGGTGACAATCTTGAGCAATTCATCCCCTTGGATATGGCCCAGGGTGTCATTGATCCGCTTAAATTCATCCAGATCCAGAAACATCAGCACAACGCAGTCGTCCTCGTTGGCGATACAGGCGATAGCCGTCTGTAACTCATGGTTCAACATCGCCTTATTTGGCAAGCCGGTCAGGGTATCGAGCATTGCCAAACGCTCTAACTCATGGGTATATTCATCCACCTCGCTTTCAAGGCCCTGCATATTGTCGGCCAGCTGACGAGTGGCCTGGTGAATAAGATCCACCTCATCGGGAAACAGTGATGGCTTACTCGGCAGGCTGGCACGCACGCGGGCAAAGTCATGGTCCGCCAGTAAGGGCAGCAGGCTGGCATGGTGGGCTAAGCTAAGTACTGGTTTCCAGGCGACCAGCATCACTAGCCCAGCCGCCAAGATGAGGCCCACTAGCAAGGTCGCCACTAAACCCAACTGGAAACTAGAGAGCATGATTTGCCACTGTTCCAGACTCATCAAGACTACTATCGCTGGCGCGTTAGCCACCTTATCCAGCGGAAAGGACCACACCGCCCAGTGACTGCTTTGATATTCATAGATCTCCTCGCCCATGGAGATCTGCTGCCAGGAATAATTATCGGCCATATGGCTTAGTAAGCTGAAACTGCTTGGGCGATTACTAATACTATAGAGATGACGCCCCCACAAAGGCGCAGGCTCGGCTTCGCCTGTCTGCCCGCCCAATACGGCGAGCTCAATAGACTTATCTGTACGAAAATGGCTGATCACTTCTGTCAGGGCGGACTCAAAGAAAAACAGGTGGGGCTTGGAATTAACCAGTGTGGGGACCAACGTCTGGATCACACACTCCTCGATACAAATGACTCTTGAAGAGAGCTCATAAGACACCTCGCTGTTGAGCAGCCAGTTGAGATCATCCTCCGAGTTGGGCTCGCCTGCATGAGCCAGCCGCTCACCATCTAGGGTATAAAGACCAAATCGCCTAAGGTCCCAATAAAGCTGTACATCTGGCCAGTTTTCGCTCAGCAGCAATTGATAACCTTCGGCGCCGCCATCCCCTTTCGCGTTGGCGACAAAACCTAGCTGCATCGCGGCCTGCAGCGAATGCTCAACGGCAGTACTTAAGGAAAAGGAGAGGCTCTGAGCCAGCTTATCTCGCTGAGCTTCAAGTAATACTTTCTCCTGATTAAGTAACTGTCGATAAGCCAGGGTACTGATGGCCGTACCCACAAACGTGAGGATCAAAACGACCGCTATCATCAGCTTCCATTTAATACTCACGAAACGATTTGGGTGGTCCACTATCATAGTGTTACCACTGGAACTTATAGGAAAGCTCAATGGCAAACAGTGACCAATCCTTATCTTGCGTCTCTGGATTAGGTCGCAAAATAGGGGTCACCCAACCACCACCCCGCACCCAGTGATATTCGGCCTCCAGCATCCAGTCTTTTGCCGGTAACCAGCGCGTTCCTAATGTCCAGTCATTGGCATAACCAAAATAAGTCGGCAGACCCACTGCGGGCAGATCCTTGCCATCAGGGTCATCCTCATCCCTCACTTGACGATCGTAACGTAGAAACAGTTCCACATCGCCCGGCAGATAGCCGCGCATATCCAGATAATACCCATAACCTCTGACTTCATAGGTTCCTTGCCCAGGCGGAACAAAGACCCCGTCAATGTCGCGATCGAAATGCAGGTACTCCGCTGTAAACTCCATAAAATCAACTCGATACTGGGCCGAAACAATCAAGTGTTTAGATCGCAAGCTACCCTCTCTAAAGGGACTTCCCTGATAGGCGTCAAAGGCACTCTTAGCATCAAAATAGGTTAGCCCTAGACGCAAACTGTCATCCTGATATTCGATATCCGAGCCCCAGTAACCATCGGCATCGAAATCCCCAAACGTCTGGGAACCGAGTACGTTGCGCGCTAAATCGTCCGAGGTCTGAGCGTCCCCTAAAGTCAGGTGCCACTCGATCGACCCATCGAACACTGGGTGACGGCCAAACAGCTCACCACCTGTAATATGCAGCAGAGAATCTCGAAAAAAGTCACTATAGACAGATTGGGGCAACAAGATGCCAGGCCGGGTAAAAGAAACGTCTCGAGTACTAGTGTAAAAACCGGCCTCACTCTTAAACAAGCCTCCCCTGACTCCCAGATAGCCTTGGTTCAAAATAAATTTATACTCGGCAAACAGATAGTCAGCATCGAAGCCCGACTCATCTAAGTTGCCCCATTGGCGGTAACGTGCCGCCCCCGCCAAGCGAAAATGCTCATCTGGATTCCAGGAGAGATGTAGCGCGGCCTCGGTCACATCCAAGGTGTCCCCAGAATCACCAACAATAAATTCACTCCCGTCGGCGCTGATATAGCCCTGACCAATGAAACCGTTCAACTGCCACTGATTGGCAGAAGCTGGTCCCATAAAAAGGGCCAGCAGACATAGGCTACTAATGCTCGGCTTCATCTTGTCCTCCTTGGCTCTGCTCACTTACCACAATAGTTTGACTCTCACCGCTCCCCGCCACATACCCTATAGCGCCAGGCGTGTTTTCGACCCGAGTGCGCATCTCCGCCTCAGAGGCCAAGGTGGTTGGTCGTTCACCGATCCCAGAAAATACCAGCCGATCCCAACGATGACGCAGTACATAAGGCATCAACTCAAGCTGCTGATAACAAAACTCTTGGTGTATGGGGGATTCGCTGGGTAAGACAAATACCTTAATCTTCTGCCCATCAGGCCAGTACAGCTTCTGCATGGCGAAGATCAATTTGAGCTCTTTAGGGGTGAGCACAGATACATCGACGGAGTCGTTAACAATTACCTGAGCCGCGAAAACATTGGCGCAACATAAGCTCAATAAGCACATCCATGTCGACACTCGTCGCATTTCAGATCCTCTAATCTCCATTCACCTTGTTGATGCGGCAAATCCCACATAACAAAGGATATTTATTGTCTCATGAGATATAGCTTAGGCAAGATTTGGCAAAGTGGCATAATAAATGTTACTGATAATCTAGGGGCTTAGGCTATAATTGCCGCAAATTCTCTATTATCTTGTGGTTTTCGTGCTATCTAACCCCTCGCAACTTATTTTAAGAAACAGTGAACTATTTGAATCAAAGCATGTTTTACTGCTCAACTTCGAAAGTGATCTACTCGCTAAAGAGTTACTCAACAGCGCCAAACAGGTCACTGCGTTAGCACTTGATTTCAATCACTATCAACATTTAGCCTCCCATGAGTCTGCAAGGCTATCGGCCTACTTTGGGCATAATTTGCCCATCGAAGCTGAGTTTGATGCAGTAATACTGTTTTATCCTAAATCCAAAAGTTTAGCCCCTTACCTCATCAACTTAGCAGGCTTACATCTTAAATCGGGCGGAGAACTTTTTGTCGTTGGCGAAAATAAGGGCGGCGTTCGCTCTATCGCGAAACAGCTTCCAGACTACTTTGATAGCGCCAGTAAACTGGACAATGCCCGCCATTGCTTACTGTTTGGCACCGAGCTGATTGATACCGCCCCCGCACTGAAACTGGAAGACTGGGTAAGCCAATACACTTTATCGACGCCACAAGGGGAGATCACCATATGCAATCTGGTCGGTGTCTTTAGTGAAAAGCGTTTAGATGAGGGCACAAAACTGTTACTCGAACACCTTCCTGCACTGCATGGCAAAGTGCTCGATTTTGGTTGCGGCGCCGGCATCATTAGTGCGGCCATGTTGAAAGTACAACCGACACTCGACATCGATTGCGTCGACATCAACGCCATGGCATTGGCCTCTTGCCAACTCACGTTAGCCGCCAATGGCATGACCGCAAATATCTATCCTTCAGATGGCATAGGGCAAGCACAAGGGGTATTTGACGGCATTATTTCTAACCCGCCCTTCCACGATGGGTTGCATAGCACCACCAATATTGCGGCACAATTTGTACAAGATAGCGCCAAAAAACTAAAGCCATCGGGTCAATGGCGCATCGTAGCTAACCGCCACCTTCCCTACAGCGAGCTTATCGCGAAACAGTTCAAAAAAGTGAACGTCATAGCGGAGAATAATAAATACAAAGTTTATTCAAATAGTTAAAAAATATTTATCAATCTGTAAAATCATTCAATAAGGCTAGGGGTTATCGATTTTCCCCTGGCCTCATTTTTATATCTTCTCCAACACGAGACTCAGCTCAAATACTTCATAAATAAAGACTTCATAGGTCAAACTTTATGCTGTTATACTCAGGCAACACTCTCTAATAATAAGAATCTCACTTCGGAAACAACATATGCTGGATCCCGGACTCATAGAACTAAGTAGCGATGGCAAATTTGCAGAATTA encodes the following:
- a CDS encoding putative bifunctional diguanylate cyclase/phosphodiesterase, translating into MIAVVLILTFVGTAISTLAYRQLLNQEKVLLEAQRDKLAQSLSFSLSTAVEHSLQAAMQLGFVANAKGDGGAEGYQLLLSENWPDVQLYWDLRRFGLYTLDGERLAHAGEPNSEDDLNWLLNSEVSYELSSRVICIEECVIQTLVPTLVNSKPHLFFFESALTEVISHFRTDKSIELAVLGGQTGEAEPAPLWGRHLYSISNRPSSFSLLSHMADNYSWQQISMGEEIYEYQSSHWAVWSFPLDKVANAPAIVVLMSLEQWQIMLSSFQLGLVATLLVGLILAAGLVMLVAWKPVLSLAHHASLLPLLADHDFARVRASLPSKPSLFPDEVDLIHQATRQLADNMQGLESEVDEYTHELERLAMLDTLTGLPNKAMLNHELQTAIACIANEDDCVVLMFLDLDEFKRINDTLGHIQGDELLKIVTARLINSVREVDTVFRQGGDEFLILLRMVRDDQEVSNVIHRIFAALQHPVVLGSHKLIVTTSIGLAYCTTPYMRSEELIQHAELAMYQAKSAGRSNYRVFSEEMLNQANNRLMVEQSIEAAINEEQLVLFLQPIVELREAKLKGFEALIRWFHPERGLIMPGDFIPDIEHSEAIIHVGNYVIHKAAELLAQFKLAGWSELYIAVNLSAKHYLAADLLNVVRQEVDAHGISAQSLVLEVTEESVIEQVERAMAAMESLKSLGVKIAIDDFGTGYSSLSYLKQLPFDLLKIDRSFTANVLDGEADAHIITTVIELAHNLGRQVIAEGIETQLQAQYLSCQQCELGQGYYFSRPLDVTSVFKVLSEIEHTRMWPVNQTPQPKLVRQGS
- a CDS encoding methyltransferase, with product MLSNPSQLILRNSELFESKHVLLLNFESDLLAKELLNSAKQVTALALDFNHYQHLASHESARLSAYFGHNLPIEAEFDAVILFYPKSKSLAPYLINLAGLHLKSGGELFVVGENKGGVRSIAKQLPDYFDSASKLDNARHCLLFGTELIDTAPALKLEDWVSQYTLSTPQGEITICNLVGVFSEKRLDEGTKLLLEHLPALHGKVLDFGCGAGIISAAMLKVQPTLDIDCVDINAMALASCQLTLAANGMTANIYPSDGIGQAQGVFDGIISNPPFHDGLHSTTNIAAQFVQDSAKKLKPSGQWRIVANRHLPYSELIAKQFKKVNVIAENNKYKVYSNS